One window of the Lactococcus lactis genome contains the following:
- the gnd gene encoding phosphogluconate dehydrogenase (NAD(+)-dependent, decarboxylating) yields the protein MKFGMIGLGKMGMNLVKNAVDHEIEVVAYDLNTKAVEEAKDYSDKITAVSTLENLLTELPASKIVWLMLPAGTPTNSTIEMLSEKLSAGDILIDGGNSNYKDNLEQNKLLTEKGIKFFDVGTSGGMAGARQGGNFMIGGDDEKSWTIIEPIFKAISMEDGYLYTGKLGSGHYLKMIHNGIEYGMMQAIAEGFEILEESPFDYDYEAVAKLWNHGSVIRSWLMELAQEQFSKDPKLDQIIGHVQSSGEGKWTVEESLDLGVPAPVIALSLMMRQRSLQEDTMTGKVVAALRNGFGGHDVEQK from the coding sequence ATGAAATTTGGTATGATTGGTTTAGGGAAAATGGGAATGAATCTTGTGAAAAATGCCGTTGACCATGAGATTGAAGTTGTTGCTTACGATCTAAATACAAAAGCGGTAGAGGAAGCTAAGGATTACTCAGACAAAATTACCGCTGTCAGCACACTTGAAAATTTACTGACAGAATTGCCAGCAAGCAAAATTGTTTGGTTGATGCTTCCGGCAGGAACTCCTACAAATTCAACGATTGAAATGCTTTCTGAAAAGTTGTCAGCTGGAGATATTCTGATAGACGGTGGAAATTCTAATTACAAAGATAATTTAGAACAAAATAAATTACTGACAGAAAAAGGAATTAAATTTTTTGATGTTGGAACCTCTGGTGGAATGGCTGGAGCTCGTCAAGGCGGAAATTTTATGATTGGTGGAGATGATGAAAAATCTTGGACAATCATAGAACCAATCTTCAAAGCAATCTCAATGGAAGATGGCTACCTCTATACAGGGAAACTTGGCAGTGGTCATTACTTGAAAATGATTCATAATGGAATTGAATATGGGATGATGCAAGCGATTGCTGAAGGATTTGAAATTTTAGAAGAGTCACCATTTGATTATGACTATGAAGCCGTTGCAAAATTATGGAATCATGGTTCAGTAATCCGAAGCTGGTTGATGGAGCTTGCTCAAGAACAATTTTCAAAAGACCCTAAACTAGACCAAATTATCGGTCATGTTCAATCTTCAGGAGAAGGAAAATGGACCGTTGAAGAAAGCTTGGACTTAGGCGTTCCTGCCCCAGTTATTGCCTTGTCACTAATGATGCGTCAACGCTCATTACAAGAAGATACCATGACCGGAAAAGTAGTTGCCGCTTTGCGCAATGGCTTTGGCGGACATGACGTAGAACAAAAATAA
- a CDS encoding undecaprenyl-diphosphate phosphatase yields the protein MDFIRAIILGIIEGITEWLPISSTGHLIIADEFIRLNQSAAFKEMFDVVIQLGAILSVVVLYFHKLNPFNKLNPADKQKTPREIQLTWRLWLKVLIAALPAAIIGLPLNDWLDKHFYHFVPVAFMLIIYGVAFIVIERRWVPNHEFSVMNIDRLPYRAALYIGLFQVLSLLPGTSRSGATIVGALLIGVSREVAAEFTFFLGIPVMFGASFIKILHFFKNGNSLSFEQFGVLLVACIVAFGVSMVAIKFLTDYVKKHDFTFFGKYRIVLGIILLIYAMFKAFLG from the coding sequence ATGGATTTTATTCGTGCCATTATTTTAGGTATTATTGAAGGAATCACTGAGTGGTTACCTATTTCCTCAACAGGACATTTGATTATTGCTGATGAATTTATTCGTCTTAATCAATCAGCAGCTTTTAAAGAAATGTTTGATGTTGTGATTCAGCTAGGAGCAATTTTGTCAGTTGTTGTTCTTTATTTTCATAAACTGAATCCATTTAATAAGTTAAATCCAGCTGACAAACAAAAAACCCCACGTGAAATTCAATTAACTTGGCGTTTGTGGTTGAAAGTTTTGATTGCGGCTTTACCAGCAGCGATTATTGGTTTACCACTTAATGACTGGTTGGACAAACATTTTTACCATTTTGTTCCTGTTGCCTTCATGTTAATTATTTATGGGGTAGCATTTATTGTCATTGAGCGTCGGTGGGTACCAAACCATGAATTTTCCGTAATGAATATTGACCGTTTGCCTTATCGTGCCGCTCTTTATATTGGATTATTCCAAGTGCTGTCTTTACTTCCAGGGACATCGCGTTCAGGTGCGACAATTGTCGGTGCTTTATTAATTGGTGTAAGTCGTGAAGTTGCCGCAGAATTTACCTTTTTCTTGGGTATTCCAGTTATGTTTGGGGCTAGTTTCATCAAAATACTTCACTTTTTCAAAAATGGGAATTCTTTAAGTTTTGAACAATTTGGGGTCTTGTTAGTAGCTTGTATAGTTGCCTTTGGGGTATCAATGGTTGCCATCAAGTTCTTGACCGATTATGTGAAAAAACATGATTTTACTTTCTTTGGGAAATATCGGATTGTGTTAGGGATTATCCTTCTTATTTATGCAATGTTTAAAGCCTTTTTGGGCTAA
- a CDS encoding single-stranded DNA-binding protein — MINNVVLVGRITRDPELRYTPQNQAVATFSLAVNRQFKNANGEREADFINCVIWRQQAENLANWAKKGALIGVTGRIQTRNYENQQGQRVYVTEVVADSFQMLESRSAREGMGGGTSAGSYSAPSQSTNNTPRPQTNNNNATPNFGRDADPFGSSPMEISDDDLPF, encoded by the coding sequence ATGATTAACAATGTTGTATTAGTAGGACGCATTACTCGCGATCCTGAACTTCGATACACCCCTCAAAATCAAGCTGTCGCAACATTTTCATTGGCTGTAAACCGTCAATTTAAAAATGCGAATGGCGAACGTGAGGCTGATTTCATTAACTGCGTTATTTGGCGCCAACAAGCTGAGAATTTGGCGAATTGGGCTAAAAAAGGAGCTTTGATTGGGGTAACTGGTCGAATTCAAACACGTAACTATGAAAATCAACAAGGTCAACGCGTTTATGTGACTGAGGTTGTGGCTGACAGTTTCCAAATGTTGGAAAGTAGATCTGCTCGTGAAGGTATGGGAGGCGGAACTTCTGCTGGTTCATATTCTGCACCTAGCCAATCTACAAATAATACTCCACGTCCACAAACGAATAACAATAATGCAACACCGAATTTCGGTCGTGATGCTGATCCGTTTGGTAGCTCACCGATGGAAATTTCGGATGATGACCTTCCATTCTAA
- a CDS encoding metallophosphoesterase: MIELIIGAVLLSLLIYGIFIEPHLMKVRHVKIAQKQNLKIAHFTDTHFAWHTTSRRFKKFARNIANEQPDLIIFSGDLFDKVAWAKNRDWTDLLTILSELKAPLGKFAILGNHDFDDEKSSRFVEEFLEKAGFVLLKNSSVVKDNLSISGVDDWREGRPDFELEPIDATFSLLALHEPDTILDMETIKEFDLILSGHSHGGQIRIGNWRLRNKGSSSADAGLYQLNDRTKLYVNRGIGLTFLPIRFGVPPEIVYYYI, from the coding sequence ATGATTGAATTGATAATAGGAGCAGTGCTCTTAAGTTTGTTAATTTATGGAATTTTTATAGAGCCTCATTTGATGAAAGTGAGACATGTAAAAATCGCTCAAAAACAAAATTTAAAAATTGCTCATTTTACCGATACCCACTTTGCTTGGCACACGACTAGTCGTCGTTTTAAAAAATTTGCTCGAAATATTGCTAATGAACAGCCAGATTTAATTATTTTTTCTGGAGATTTATTTGACAAGGTTGCTTGGGCAAAAAATCGAGATTGGACTGATTTACTGACGATATTGTCAGAACTTAAAGCTCCTCTTGGGAAATTTGCGATACTTGGTAATCATGATTTTGATGATGAAAAATCGTCAAGGTTTGTTGAAGAGTTTCTAGAAAAAGCTGGTTTTGTTCTGTTGAAAAATTCATCAGTTGTCAAAGATAATTTATCTATTTCTGGGGTTGATGACTGGCGTGAGGGACGGCCTGATTTTGAACTTGAGCCTATTGATGCAACATTTTCGCTTTTAGCCCTTCACGAACCGGATACTATTTTAGACATGGAAACAATTAAGGAATTTGATTTAATTCTTTCTGGTCATAGTCACGGAGGGCAAATTCGGATAGGAAATTGGCGTTTACGCAATAAGGGGTCAAGTAGTGCTGATGCTGGTTTGTATCAGCTCAATGACCGAACAAAATTGTATGTTAATCGTGGAATTGGTTTGACTTTCTTACCTATTCGTTTTGGGGTGCCTCCAGAAATTGTGTATTACTACATCTAA
- a CDS encoding gluconate:H+ symporter, whose protein sequence is MIDLLVLLIGVLILLLMIIKFKINTFVSLIVVAVFVGLGLGMPLGQIPVSIQNGIGGSLGELAIVFGFGAMLGRLIADAGGAYRISKTLINSFGKKRIQWAIMVASFIIGIALFFEVGMVLLIPIVFAVALEASVPLIYLGIPMAAGLSVTHGFLPPHPAPIAIAGVLGANPGTVLLYGIIAAIPTVIIAGPVFTKIAKKWVPEAFVVKNKLSAFGEIKEWKLEETPGFGISILTALMPVILMAISTIYSIATNDGKPFAAVTTSAMKAGKVVTTTTYPSSCVENVMMFIGNPVSAMIISLLFALVTMGWMQRKKNSEIAVSIADSVKSIAMLLLVIGGGAALKQILIDGGISVQIANMFKDSPLSPLLLAWIITVILRVALGSATVAALTAAGLVQPMLASASPNTAALMVLAIGAGSIAASHVNDAGFWMFKEYFDLDVKQTLKTWTVLETIIAVVGLGMVMLMSIWVH, encoded by the coding sequence ATGATTGATTTACTTGTACTTTTAATTGGGGTCTTAATCCTCCTCCTGATGATTATCAAATTTAAAATTAACACTTTTGTGTCCTTGATTGTCGTAGCGGTTTTTGTTGGGTTAGGACTTGGAATGCCACTCGGTCAAATCCCTGTTTCAATCCAAAACGGAATCGGAGGCTCATTAGGAGAGTTAGCAATCGTTTTTGGTTTTGGAGCAATGCTTGGAAGACTAATTGCTGATGCTGGTGGAGCCTATCGTATCTCAAAAACGCTTATTAACAGTTTTGGTAAAAAAAGAATTCAATGGGCAATTATGGTTGCCAGTTTCATTATTGGGATTGCCCTCTTCTTTGAAGTTGGGATGGTTCTCTTGATTCCGATTGTCTTTGCCGTCGCCTTAGAAGCAAGTGTTCCCTTGATTTATCTCGGAATTCCAATGGCAGCCGGACTTTCAGTAACTCACGGATTCTTACCTCCTCATCCAGCACCAATTGCAATTGCCGGTGTACTAGGCGCAAATCCTGGAACTGTTCTCCTTTACGGAATTATTGCAGCAATTCCAACAGTCATTATCGCAGGTCCAGTTTTCACAAAAATTGCTAAAAAATGGGTTCCAGAAGCCTTTGTTGTAAAAAATAAACTATCCGCCTTTGGTGAAATCAAAGAATGGAAATTAGAAGAAACTCCAGGATTTGGAATTTCCATCTTGACAGCATTAATGCCAGTAATCTTAATGGCAATCAGCACCATTTATTCTATCGCGACTAATGATGGGAAACCCTTTGCCGCAGTAACAACAAGTGCAATGAAAGCAGGAAAGGTAGTAACGACCACCACTTACCCATCAAGTTGTGTTGAAAATGTGATGATGTTTATTGGTAATCCCGTATCTGCAATGATTATTTCACTACTCTTTGCCTTAGTTACTATGGGTTGGATGCAACGTAAGAAAAATTCTGAAATTGCAGTATCGATTGCAGATTCAGTTAAATCAATTGCGATGCTATTGTTAGTTATCGGTGGTGGAGCAGCTCTTAAACAAATTCTTATTGATGGAGGGATTTCAGTCCAAATCGCCAATATGTTTAAAGATTCACCACTTTCGCCATTGTTACTTGCTTGGATCATCACAGTAATTTTACGTGTAGCCTTAGGTTCTGCAACCGTGGCCGCTTTAACAGCAGCAGGTTTAGTTCAACCAATGCTTGCATCAGCTTCTCCAAATACAGCCGCACTAATGGTCTTGGCAATAGGGGCAGGTTCAATTGCCGCATCTCATGTTAACGATGCAGGATTCTGGATGTTTAAAGAATACTTTGATTTAGATGTCAAGCAAACATTAAAAACTTGGACAGTACTAGAAACGATTATCGCAGTTGTAGGTTTAGGAATGGTCATGTTAATGAGTATCTGGGTACATTAA
- the rpsF gene encoding 30S ribosomal protein S6 codes for MTKYEILYIIRPNIDEEAKAALVERFDGILTDNGAANLESKDWEKRKLAYEINDFREGIYHIATFEAETTSEALSEFDRLAKINLDILRHMIVKVEA; via the coding sequence ATGACTAAATACGAAATTCTTTATATTATTCGCCCAAACATTGATGAAGAAGCAAAAGCTGCCCTCGTTGAACGTTTCGATGGAATCTTGACTGACAACGGTGCTGCAAATCTTGAGTCTAAAGACTGGGAAAAACGTAAACTTGCTTACGAAATCAATGATTTCCGCGAAGGTATCTACCACATCGCAACTTTTGAAGCTGAAACAACTTCAGAAGCTTTGAGCGAATTTGACCGTCTTGCTAAGATCAACCTTGACATTCTTCGTCATATGATCGTTAAAGTTGAAGCTTAA
- a CDS encoding DUF960 domain-containing protein, protein MAFSNTRRRYASFDTVASIPGEVIDAFWFIIDHHLKGVFPLETIINFDLVNSDNLLSIRFSQDNSPTTILVDFGYPFNPEWPLHYRAVDNMGRETIMTAREM, encoded by the coding sequence ATGGCATTTTCTAACACTAGACGACGCTACGCAAGTTTTGATACCGTTGCGTCAATTCCTGGAGAAGTCATTGATGCCTTTTGGTTTATTATTGACCATCACCTCAAGGGTGTTTTTCCACTAGAAACAATTATCAATTTTGACTTGGTTAATTCGGATAATTTACTTTCTATTCGTTTTTCTCAAGACAATAGTCCAACAACCATCCTCGTTGATTTTGGCTACCCTTTTAATCCTGAATGGCCTCTACACTACCGAGCCGTTGATAATATGGGACGCGAAACGATCATGACTGCAAGAGAAATGTAA
- a CDS encoding lectin-like domain-containing protein — translation MNKKSSALLTMGTLTLLAGGGVVLTNVPNSFKIQRVYAATSREVTVLPTNFLNYFQRNGSAANFPYDTDTFTQTLTSNEGSKACNVTLMTKVDMSQNFTFTGKINLGDKSQGSGGADGVGFLFHPGDTNVVGAPGGAAGIGGVPGAFGFKLDTYFNKDGEASFTPDPKDFSGQSFGAFVDGLNGQAKTIAATGKKISDPFNNNFVDFKMSYNGETKVMSITYGGQTWTEDVSSFIGTNQAMSFSIAASTGAQMNLQQLRNVNFTYTVAQGTVIANYVDEQGNTIAPSETTSGDINTPYTTSQKTIPGYTFKASNGATTSGNYAVNDQTVNYVYTRNQGTIDITYIDQTTGQTLSKKDLSGGTGDDSGYTTTDTIKSYTDKGYELISDDYPKDGTKFADDPQHYIVRLKHGTVVETENKSVNEVIHYVYDNGDKAADNYKATIVFSRTITTDKVTGEKTYSDWTADNGGRFAAVLSPIIKDYIASQLKIDEMTGITVDTADIERIVVYHKVPAGIIVPPVHPDKPSQPSNNQSKTPTAKAVKDSKPTDVLPSTGDSQKSQIVLTLLGIMAVIISPLALLLRRRKQ, via the coding sequence ATGAATAAAAAATCGAGTGCTCTTTTAACTATGGGAACTTTAACGCTTCTGGCGGGTGGCGGTGTTGTTTTAACAAACGTCCCCAACTCTTTTAAAATACAGAGGGTTTATGCCGCTACTTCCAGAGAGGTTACAGTTTTACCAACCAACTTCTTAAATTATTTCCAAAGAAACGGATCGGCCGCTAACTTTCCTTATGATACAGATACTTTTACGCAAACTTTGACCTCTAACGAGGGAAGTAAGGCGTGTAATGTAACCTTGATGACTAAGGTTGATATGTCACAAAACTTTACTTTTACTGGGAAAATTAATTTAGGAGATAAATCACAGGGAAGCGGTGGTGCTGATGGTGTCGGTTTCCTTTTCCACCCAGGAGATACGAACGTTGTAGGTGCGCCTGGTGGTGCAGCGGGTATTGGTGGGGTTCCGGGGGCCTTTGGCTTTAAGCTTGATACTTACTTCAATAAGGATGGTGAAGCAAGCTTTACACCTGACCCGAAAGATTTTTCAGGTCAGTCTTTTGGGGCATTTGTTGATGGCTTGAATGGACAAGCTAAGACAATTGCTGCCACTGGTAAGAAAATTTCTGATCCGTTTAATAATAATTTTGTGGACTTTAAAATGAGCTATAATGGTGAGACGAAAGTAATGTCAATTACTTATGGTGGTCAAACTTGGACGGAAGATGTTTCTTCTTTCATTGGAACAAATCAGGCGATGTCTTTCTCAATTGCTGCCTCAACTGGTGCCCAAATGAATTTGCAACAACTGCGTAATGTTAATTTTACTTATACGGTAGCTCAAGGTACTGTTATTGCTAATTATGTGGATGAACAAGGAAACACGATTGCTCCGTCAGAAACAACAAGTGGTGATATTAACACTCCGTATACGACAAGTCAAAAAACTATTCCAGGCTATACCTTTAAGGCTTCAAATGGAGCAACAACTTCGGGAAATTATGCTGTCAATGACCAAACTGTAAACTATGTTTATACTCGAAATCAAGGAACTATTGATATTACTTATATTGACCAAACAACGGGACAGACTTTAAGTAAAAAAGATTTGTCTGGTGGAACTGGAGATGATTCAGGTTATACAACGACTGATACGATTAAATCTTATACAGATAAGGGCTACGAATTAATTTCTGATGATTATCCAAAAGATGGAACTAAATTTGCTGATGACCCTCAACATTATATTGTGAGACTAAAACATGGCACAGTAGTTGAGACGGAAAATAAATCAGTTAATGAAGTCATTCATTATGTTTATGATAATGGGGATAAGGCTGCTGACAACTATAAGGCAACAATTGTCTTTAGTCGGACAATCACTACTGACAAAGTGACGGGTGAGAAAACTTATAGTGACTGGACAGCTGATAATGGTGGAAGATTTGCTGCAGTTCTTTCGCCAATCATTAAAGATTACATCGCAAGTCAACTTAAGATTGATGAAATGACAGGAATTACGGTAGATACAGCGGACATTGAAAGAATTGTCGTTTATCATAAGGTGCCTGCAGGAATTATCGTTCCTCCAGTTCACCCAGATAAACCAAGTCAACCATCTAATAATCAATCAAAAACACCTACGGCTAAGGCTGTAAAAGATAGTAAGCCAACAGATGTTCTTCCAAGTACTGGTGATAGTCAAAAATCACAAATTGTTTTGACTCTGCTAGGAATTATGGCAGTGATTATTTCGCCACTTGCTCTTTTACTTAGACGTAGAAAACAATAA
- the recX gene encoding recombination regulator RecX, translated as MGKITAIKKLKRLYRVDLSGFDEEKIYLSEDTIVHFFLNVDKKLADADLEEIQSYDQFAQGKSLALYYISFKMRTSSEVRKYLSEHEIDNTDQIDEVINVLTKNNLINDKAYAENFIEGKISMGSAGPYQIKQKLITKGIDPLIIDQALSNIYDEEKQIDVAYKLAEKTNRTYGQRLTLKQLKDKIIQNLMNKGFTYSISSIALESLELETDEENETQLLYTALEKVAKRYNKNYEGYERKQKVTQALARKGFSYDDISSALRDYTFPE; from the coding sequence ATGGGAAAAATCACTGCAATAAAAAAATTAAAACGACTTTACCGCGTCGATTTATCTGGATTTGATGAAGAAAAAATATATCTTTCTGAGGATACAATTGTTCACTTTTTTCTAAATGTCGATAAAAAGCTCGCTGATGCAGATTTAGAAGAGATCCAATCTTATGACCAATTTGCTCAAGGAAAATCGCTAGCACTCTACTACATTTCCTTTAAAATGAGGACAAGTTCGGAAGTAAGAAAATATCTTAGTGAACACGAAATTGACAATACTGACCAAATTGACGAGGTCATAAATGTTCTTACAAAAAACAATCTAATTAATGATAAAGCCTACGCTGAAAATTTTATTGAAGGAAAAATTTCAATGGGAAGCGCTGGCCCCTATCAAATTAAACAGAAATTAATAACGAAGGGTATTGATCCCCTTATCATTGACCAAGCGCTTTCTAACATTTATGATGAGGAAAAACAAATAGATGTTGCCTACAAACTTGCCGAAAAAACAAACAGAACTTATGGGCAAAGATTGACCCTAAAACAGCTGAAAGATAAAATTATTCAAAACCTAATGAATAAAGGTTTTACGTATTCTATCTCTTCAATTGCTTTAGAATCACTTGAATTAGAAACAGATGAAGAAAATGAGACCCAACTTCTCTACACAGCACTAGAAAAAGTTGCCAAACGCTACAATAAAAACTATGAAGGATACGAGCGAAAGCAAAAAGTAACACAGGCTTTGGCTAGAAAAGGCTTTTCATATGATGATATTAGCAGTGCATTGCGTGATTATACATTTCCAGAATAA
- a CDS encoding MurR/RpiR family transcriptional regulator: MSRTLISRIRSYYDNLSKSDQAISDYLIANIDSAARLSIQEFAQKTHVSTATISRFSKKIGFNSFQELKLAIHATDSTRNDEFFSELSPTDDYKEILTKNFNGNISSLNSTLNLITNRQLDQTMEILLNASTCGFFGLGGSNAVALIAFHKFLRMPLHCVYHQDFHFQQMQAAKLTSDDCAFVISHTGKNRDTMHLVEILKSRGVPIIALTSFASSPLAKAADVALISISEEISFRPEAVASTVSQISLLDALFMMYGMKMKNVSEGTLSEIRKVIRDSRIS; encoded by the coding sequence ATGTCGCGTACTTTAATCAGCCGAATCCGAAGTTATTATGATAACCTCAGTAAATCAGATCAGGCAATTTCTGACTATTTAATTGCGAATATTGATAGTGCAGCGAGGCTTTCAATTCAGGAATTTGCTCAAAAAACTCATGTCTCTACGGCTACAATTTCCAGATTTTCTAAAAAAATTGGCTTTAATTCCTTCCAAGAATTAAAACTCGCCATTCATGCCACTGACTCGACACGAAACGATGAATTTTTTAGCGAACTTTCACCAACTGACGATTACAAAGAAATACTGACAAAAAACTTCAACGGCAATATTTCATCATTAAATTCTACATTAAACCTTATCACTAACAGACAACTTGACCAAACCATGGAAATTTTGCTCAATGCCAGCACTTGCGGTTTTTTTGGTTTGGGTGGTTCAAACGCTGTTGCATTGATTGCTTTTCATAAATTTTTGAGAATGCCTTTGCACTGCGTTTATCATCAGGATTTTCATTTTCAACAAATGCAAGCTGCAAAATTAACGAGCGACGATTGTGCTTTTGTTATTTCACATACAGGAAAAAACAGAGATACAATGCACTTGGTTGAAATTTTGAAGAGTCGCGGGGTTCCAATTATTGCATTGACTTCTTTTGCGAGTTCACCTTTAGCTAAAGCGGCCGATGTCGCGCTAATTTCAATTTCTGAAGAAATTTCATTTCGACCTGAAGCTGTCGCTTCCACTGTTTCTCAAATTAGTTTGCTTGATGCCTTGTTTATGATGTACGGAATGAAAATGAAAAATGTTTCTGAAGGGACTTTATCTGAAATCCGAAAAGTCATTCGAGATTCCCGTATTTCCTAG
- the rpsR gene encoding 30S ribosomal protein S18 — translation MAQQRRGGFKRRKKVDFIAANKIEVVDYKDTELLKRFISERGKILPRRVTGTSAKNQRKVVNAIKRARIMALLPFVAEDQN, via the coding sequence ATGGCACAACAACGTCGTGGCGGCTTCAAACGCCGTAAAAAAGTTGACTTCATCGCTGCAAACAAAATCGAAGTCGTTGACTACAAAGACACTGAACTTTTGAAACGTTTCATCTCAGAACGTGGTAAAATCTTGCCACGTCGCGTGACTGGTACATCTGCTAAAAACCAACGTAAAGTGGTTAACGCAATCAAACGCGCGCGCATAATGGCTTTGCTTCCATTCGTAGCTGAAGACCAAAACTAA